In Desulfovulcanus ferrireducens, the genomic window TTGAAAGACCTTGTAAGCTTCATTGAGAGTAATGCTTCTAGGCGATAAAACCGTGACCTTCCCTTTGACTTTGTTATCAATAATAAAATTTTTACCGGTTAGTTCGCTGATGAATTTGATAAAAACCCTGATATCAACGTTATCAAAATCCATGGTTATTTGCTTGGCGGCGTTATCCGCAAAAGTAGGTACTGGCACTGATAACAAAAACAATAAAAAATATATAAATATTCTCATATGTAGCATTTTCATTCCCTTTGTAGTTATTTGGACGCTAATTGAAAAATTTTTTACCGTTGACTTGGCAGTCAGCAGGCTGACTGTCTGTTAAACTACCGGCCTTTGGTCAGGAAAGTCACGAAATTATGTGTCGTTGCTGGCAGTTACACTAATATATCTGATACTCTACCGTCTCTTCCTTTCCTGCTCGCGATATTTTTAGTTTAATTTTACTTTTATCTTTGAATCGTTCATAAAGATTGAGTAATTTTCTAGGACTATCCAATTTCTCCTTATTTATATCCAAAAGCACGTCCCCATTTTGTAGCCCGAGTTTTGTGTAAATGCTGTCTGGTTTAATCTTGGTGATTTTAAAGCCGGCGATTTGGCCGCGTATAAGGTAGGGTTTTATCAGGGCATCCTGCATGATGTTGGCCAAATTACTCATGGAAGTTTCGATCACTTTTCTGGGAATTTTTATTTTTCCTTTTGTTGTGCGGCTAGAATCTTTTTGTTTATTTTTTAATTCTTCAGGACGCATGCTTAAAATTTCATCTCTTTTTCCTGTATTTACGATCACATAAGTGCGCAAAATTTTTTTTATCAAGGCATTTTTAATCCTCTCCCCAACGTGATAAAGGCTCTGTTCTCTTTTTGCTAAATCTTCAATGATAGCTGTTGAGATATCTCCATCCTTGTCCACAATGGTCCCTACCAGTTTAAGCCTGAGCGTGGCCAACGGAAGGTCTTCTGGTTTTTGCTCTTCTTCTTTTTGAATAGCAGGTTCATAAAGTTTTCCGCCAAATAGATTTCTATCAATAATGGATTTAAAATCCAGGGCCTGGGGATTTGTCCGGGGCCTGAGAGTTGCTAAAAACTTTGACTTTTGGGGAGCAGGTAGGGTTAGTCCGGGCTCTGGGATAAGGTTAAAGGATAGCCAGGCAGTTATTGTCCTGCCCAGACAAATGGATGAGATAACTATGCTTACCCCGAGCACTAAATATTTTAGATTGTTTGAGTGTGCAAAGGTTAGGAAAAATTCTCGGCAGGTGTTGATAATTTCACTCAATTTTTCACCGTTTAACAATTCGTGACTCATAGTCCGCATCTTTTCTTCTTTCATTCGACCGGACATTCTCCACTATTTTGCAATTGTTTGTACCGGCCGCATAGACCTAACTTGCAGGCTTGACTTAAATCAGCACAACCTAACTTGCGCTTGTTTTTACGCAGACGCAGAATCCCTCGATTATAATAAGCAGGAGCAAACTCAGGATCCAGAGATAAAGCACGGGAATAATCGTCAAGGGCTTGGTTAATTTCGCCTGAGGCCTCATAAATAAGAGCCCGATTATAATATGCATGGACGTCTGTGGGGTTGAGAGCCGTGGCCTGGGTTACATCGTGCAAGGCCTGGTTTATTTTTCCGGATTTTAAATAGGCAATGCCGCGATTTAAATAGGCATTTGTAAGGTTG contains:
- a CDS encoding type II secretion system protein N, with the translated sequence MKEEKMRTMSHELLNGEKLSEIINTCREFFLTFAHSNNLKYLVLGVSIVISSICLGRTITAWLSFNLIPEPGLTLPAPQKSKFLATLRPRTNPQALDFKSIIDRNLFGGKLYEPAIQKEEEQKPEDLPLATLRLKLVGTIVDKDGDISTAIIEDLAKREQSLYHVGERIKNALIKKILRTYVIVNTGKRDEILSMRPEELKNKQKDSSRTTKGKIKIPRKVIETSMSNLANIMQDALIKPYLIRGQIAGFKITKIKPDSIYTKLGLQNGDVLLDINKEKLDSPRKLLNLYERFKDKSKIKLKISRAGKEETVEYQIY